The window TTTTAGCATATATTATATAGTTTCAGGATTTACATCTTCTTCAGTAATAACAATATAGAATATTAGCAGAAAGGTCTTTCAAGTAATATCCTGTCTCATCCTGTTTTGGTACATTTTACTACCTTTCATAAGAAGGAAACTAATCTGGCAAATTTATTGTCTTTCCTTTAGATGATTTCACCAGAGGGCTGGACCAGAAATTCTCAGGCCTCATATGTAACAGGTTAAATACTTTATATACATAAAACTCTATGTCTGTCTCtttatgaaaatgaataagTACCCCCAGCTGTCTACTGGACCTTCTGTCAgctcacacttttttttattttatcacttTGTTTTATTGGATCTGGTCACGTGAGAGACATGGACCCATCATCATCTGCCACAATCGTAACAACACACCTCAGAATTACAGCAGCCATACGTACAGCACTGTAGAaggagcatgtgtgtttgtctacCTGGCGTCAGCTCATCTTCCCATACATCATAATGCAGTGATCCCGCAGAAATGGGTTTGATCATTGATAAAACTATTACCCGTCACAGGGGCTTGATGAATGTGTCTCCTCGCTAAGTGTACAGGCATGTAAAGTGTTGTGATGATGACCTGGCTGATGTCTAAGTGAGGGGAAAGATAAAACTTGACATAAATCAGCTCAGCACCGGGGATAACAGCACCGATGCCCCGTTCCTGGAGAGGAATTCTGGGAACACTGCCAGATCCCAGGCACAGGGCCGCGAAAGGATCAACAGTGTGACTTTCTACCTGTATTtaaatttgcttttttgtttccatAGTCTTGATTTGTTATCCTAGATCCCGCAAAAAGATAGGACAGCCAGGTAGATATTTCAGgacagtggtttttttttttaagagtagtcaaaaacatgttatttatgGGAGGTAGAGCCTTATTAAATCAAACCTGCAGGGCTGTATTTCAGTCAAGAAGACACTGTCTGTTTTCAAGCAAGTAGACAGCTTGGAGAGGCTgaaaggaggggagggagggagggaaggccAAAAGCAGGAAAATGGAAAGATGAAAAAGCCGCCAGGGCGGCCAGggacacacattaaaaacattaagaagAGAGAATTACAGTGGCAGAGAACAAGGTCTTTGAGGGAGTGCTCAGAGAGTGCAGGGGAAGAACAAAGGGAGAGCTTGAGGTATAGGGAAGCCCTCTGTGGATAAGACTCTAGGATAAGTGTTGGAGACAGGATCGTAAATCCCAAACCTTATAGTCTGCAAGCTGAGGCCAGGGTTAGGGGAGGAAGAGCACCAAGAGATGGGCTGAAGGGATGTGGGAGGTAAATGataacacagagacacagactgaaCCATAAAAACACATGTTAAAGCTGATACTGAATCACTAATACCAGAAGCAATTTGGATACTTTTCTGCTGAAATGTTCAAAGGAGCTGTGTTAAATGCTCTCTGTGCTCAGGAGCAGGTCTGGACATGGTAACATGGAAAATGGCAACAATGTCAGGGTCATGACGCATGGATCACATAAATGTTCCCTGAGGGTTGTCATTATCACCCTGTGTCTAACACCAGGCATTCCTCACATTCTGCCTGCTCAGGATGCAAATACAGCTCCAATGAGTCATTTGTGCATCTGAATACACTACTGGCACCTTCGAAACTGGAATGGTAGGTACCGTCATACCAGCTCCTGTGTGGATGACGTGGTCAAAGCTGAATAGTGCAATGGTTGCTATAGACTAACAATTAGCTAACAATAAAAGAGGGAAAATACTTTCTgttgtgaacacacacaaaaaagaaaagactctAAACCACAAACAACTGCGAGACATTATGTACTTTTTGGAGGCAGTTTAATTAGGTCATTGCTTGACAAAATTATAaccttttgacacagtggatcCTGGGTTTGGCATGCATGTAGATGTCAAGTGccacagaaccagtgacaacaGCTGCATAACATCTTCTGTGCCTCTGGAGGGGCTTTGTCAAGTCTGATAACTGAGGTTGGGCTTGGAGACTTCAAATTTATAACAATGAAGCCTGAATAACAAACTGGAGACATGGAGGTTGAAAGGTCTGGGCGATTGTTAGACATGGACCGTCCAATGAAAAGACCCCTGGGGGTAAATACTTTAATGATAATGGTACGATAAAGCTGTTCAGGTTCAACCACACTTTATGTTTCACATTAcaccattaaaaagaaaatgatgtgatgatgtgaaattatggttattattattaagaacAGAGAAATAGTGGCTAATTTTCATATTTTGGCTGCAATTGTATCaacgcaaacacacatttctatcTAAAATTCTCTACAATTAAATCTGAACAATTACAAACTGAACTGGCTTGAAATTACACATCTTGTCATGTTGACCTATTTCTATTTGGAATTATTTTAACTGTTCAGAGCAAAATATAGAAAAGAATCAAACTCAACAAACAACTGGCTGCTAAATGCCccaaaaatgactgaaacactACAGAACATaatcttttcagtgttttcagttgttttttcttccatcacTCTATCGAAACACACTTTCTCTTCCCAGCTCCTCCGTGTAGAAAAGAATTCAGTCTTAATTGACATCACCAACCTGCATATAATGGTGAAACCTACAGCAAtaagaaaatgctgtttttgtagaACTGGACAATGCAACTTTTATTGAACTTGATTATGAATGATAGTTCCATTCACTGTTTCTACCGAACAcctgtttctatttttcttttgctatGATCTCATCTTATGTTCCTGCtttcattaattaaaaacaactggTTCATTCAGCAGCCTAATTAGCCATACATACCGTTTCACACATATTCTTCAGACATGGATAATTATTGAGTCAGGAATTTGTTCACTTTCAATAAGGGTGATGCTGgggatgtatgtgtgtaaaccAGTTTATACACATATACGTGTATGCCTTTATCACAACGCATGGTGACGTATGTTTCCACGGGTCTTTAATAACACAGGACGGGAGGGGGGGGGTTGTTGGAAATAAGCTATGTGTCCTGATGCTGGCCTGAGAGAGGGACTCTCCTGCTGTTAACATGTTGACAACAATACTTCTGTCTGCGCTTCTGATGCTGGGAGGCCTTCGAGGCAAATCAGTCCACAGTGATAAACATTTTCTGAGCAGCAATGATGGAAGACACACAGCAAGGCAACCTCCGCACAAACTGGTAAGAACACTGAGACGCTGAGGCTACTGATCTGATTGGTTAATCTTTTTACTGGGTGGGAACACTTCATTCAAATGTGGcgtttttttctgatgtttttgtaaGGCAGAATAGTAAGACGATATCTTTGGCTTTGAGTCATTTACTGTCATAACATCTGTGAGGGTGGAACCAGGGAATGATTTTacacttttaattaaaaagtggataaaataattaataatttatcaaaataTTTACCAGGTTCCAAATGTTGCCCGTTTGCAAACTAATTAATCAACTTTCATTTCAGCTCTagaaaaaacacactaaatgaATATTCAACCTATGTTTGTCtccagacagaaaatgaaatccGCAGGAGTTTAGCTCTCGAGAGCTTCAACATACACGTGGCCCCAACCACCAGCAAATTCAGCCTCCCAACCATCATCAGGCTCTACCCACCCACTGCCAAACCTCTGCACATGCATGCCAACATGCCCATGCGTTTTGGACGGGGGAACGACCCTAGTGATGACAAGGCACCACACTCAACACCGAACATGCCCCAGAGGTTTGGAAGGGCCATGGAGGCGTCTCGAATATGTGCCAAGTGTCCTGATGTCAGAGAAGCACCAAATGCCTTTCTGCCACAGAGATTTGGGAGAAATATACCACATATGAGCCTCCGTAGGACTCTGTCCAATAGACAGTTATTGGGCATTGGCTTGCACTGGTAAGCATCTTTGGTCCTTAACCCTCTCAATATCTGGTGAACAGGTGTCCCATCATGCTGTCACTGAGCTGATGTCTTTGTAACCTGATTTCCAGTTTAGTATAACATTTGTAGATGCTATAGACTTTTCAATGAGCATATGAACTCTATATTTTCCTCCCACAGGGATGAAGATTTTGAGTTTGCAGCCAGCTCAGAAGAGGtagaaatggaagaaaaaacctttaACAAATGAAAACGACTTATGCAGGCTGGCAGTGGCATCTATTACAGCATGTAAACTGTAAACATACAGTGTTTTTACAAATGTTAagtcaaatgttaaaaaaaaagcctagTGAAAGAAACTATTTAAATTTGTTAATCCCTTTAAATAAAGTTATGGTATTCTGGTTAAAAGTAACTTTTAGaggacaataaaataataaaaaatgaatgtgagtggtttgtgtttatttaactTTGTCTTATAAAATCTCTTTTTTTGCCCTAAATCCACATTGAGCTCAGCCTCCTACAGTTGGCCAGTGTCCATATGACCTTAGACCTAATATGGGAGCAATAAATTATGTTGTGAAGGTTGAATTTAGTTGAACCACTACCATCACTATCACAGACTGGCTCTCCTCCCCTGTCCTGGCACAAAGCAGTAGGAAGCTTCATCTTCAATGCAGTCCTTACAAAATTATTTGGATTACGCCACACTGGGCCACTGATCATGAAGCAAACTGTAGACATGAAAACTGAGCATGACTAAGCAGCAACCTGTTGACACCCAGATGTTCTTTGACATTAAAAACCTCTATGACAAATACCccataaaaatactaaatataaatgatattaaagaaGTATGCctaacagtgaaaaaaataccCTTTTAAGCACGTCATGTGCAATTCTAGTACACTAGAGGGAGACAAGCACCAGGCTAACGtccagaaatacattttagacTGTTgtatgatgaagaaaaaaacatgaaaaagatgAGATTATAAAGAAATAGCTCataatgttcatttaaaataactgcATGTGTATCTGGTAGTATGTGTAATATTATAGCTTATTTGAACAATTCCACCTCCTAATATACTGAAAACAGGAGttgcaaatgtaaaatgctGCACATGAAAAGCAGGaagtaaaaggagaaaatgaagaaataaagatgttttgtttgaatGTTGTAAGTTCAAGTGAAAGTATTagtcaaatttaaaaaactaaatattaacAGACTGACCTAACTCTTGAAAGCTGTATCCAGTTGAAACCACATTTGGCCCATATGTACAGAAGGGAATGTTGAATGAGTGTTTAAAGTTTCAGTCTATTTTACCTTTAGAGGGTGCtacagtaaaaatgtatttatgttaaTAGCAACTAATCagcccataggagtgtgtgaggttgtttgtctctatgtggccctgtgatggactggtgacctgtccagggtgtacccctgcctttcacccaaagagagctgggatagactccagctgatccctgggaccctggttaggaataagcaggtatagatgatggatggatggatggatggatggatggatgggctaCAAATCACTACAACTCCCACCCAGTTAGATCTGGAAACAAGCTTTCATCTGGAACACATGCAGGACATAATAGCATCAGATACAATTAATTAGTATTTtgtaattaatttcatttaaatggTGATCTATGAGAGAGTGCATGTAACCATCAATTCAGATGCCCTATGAAGAAGTGTTTAATATGTTGTAACATATAATCAATGGCGCCACCATGTGGTCAGGTACAAACCTCATGTTTAAGTTTCCAGTCTCTTACTCCCGCATGCTCAAAGCTATAAATATGCTTTCACTTCCACATTATGCAGCTTTTCAATTCTCCCAGCAGCAGCTTTCACAATGCATTTGTATAATTAATACAGTGGACCTGTCTAAGGGCATATTATTTAGCAAATTGGAAAATCACACCTTTCAAGGATGTTGTAAGGTTTACATCCACCTGTAGTCATGAAAATACATAATAGAGTTACTACCAGgcttatatttttataaagtgcTTGTAGTGGAATTATGTAATAATATAGAATATTGATATTGTCTGATGAACCTTCCATAAGAGGGCGCCATTTCCATGCTGGGGACCATCATCACCACTGTGACCACAAAACGTGTCAAACCTGAGCAAGTATGCAGATttagtgtcacacacacacgcacttatCCAGCCAGCTGTCCTGACGTCCATCCAGATGACACAGCTCTGATCCAAACCCTCTGGCACTGAGCTGCCGCTGCTGCCACTCAGTGGTCTCTGCTGGGCATTTAGCGCAGGGAGAAAAACGTCCTCTCTCAACTCAATTGTGTTGTTATTGAGCGGCGGAGGTATAGAAGCGGGTCGATAAGTGGATCAGATTTATTGGTGGTTCAGACTGGCTACAGGACGCCAGATGTCAGAGGAGCCCCGGTCTGTAGGACTGCACGGCGCGCGTGTCTTTTAGGTGAGAGGAGCCCCAGGCAGACAGCGCGTCTACAAGCGCAAGGTAAAGGGGAGCTTGTGCTTTAAAAGCCATTGATGTGGATTTCATTGCCTCCACCGGAGGCAGCTGGATCATCAGGACATTAAGACAGGATGCAGGTTTGATAAGGAGCAATAGAAGCTTCTGGAGCCATAATAGTGAAGACAGGTTTTTAGCATCATTTCTGCAAAACACGTGGTTCAACACGAGactgtaatttttaaaaaaaaggattttctaTGATCTTCTTATCTCACTGACCTGCAGTCGCAGAAGGAATCATGAAGTGATCATGCTATAATCTGAATGATCCTGTGATAGTCTTACTACTGTTGATAGACTTCTGGTGACTTCTGTCAGTGAGTGGTCTAATTCTGGCACTGTGCTGAAAGGGGTTGGTGCACGGTTGGAATTACAGCGGTGGTTGCATCTGCTGCAGTGTGGAGCTGCAACAGGTTTATTATGCTGGCAGGAGGGTGGAGGATGGAATTCAGGGAGTGATGAAATAGTGACACCCTCAAGGTGGTGTAAAAAGGAAAAGTGACAGCTGCGCAATAAGCCCAGGCAGCAGAAATAGAGGTtgggtgtgtgtgacagctTGTGTACTACTGTGTTTTAGGGGAACGTAAACCAGCAGGATGGGCCTGGTCAGATCTGCGGCGTCCTTCTACATTCTTCTGTGTTGTGCGTGGGCCTTGTCCCGTCACTCTTACACGCACAGCATCCTCTCTGGCCGGTC of the Mastacembelus armatus chromosome 11, fMasArm1.2, whole genome shotgun sequence genome contains:
- the npvf gene encoding pro-FMRFamide-related neuropeptide VF, which gives rise to MLTTILLSALLMLGGLRGKSVHSDKHFLSSNDGRHTARQPPHKLTENEIRRSLALESFNIHVAPTTSKFSLPTIIRLYPPTAKPLHMHANMPMRFGRGNDPSDDKAPHSTPNMPQRFGRAMEASRICAKCPDVREAPNAFLPQRFGRNIPHMSLRRTLSNRQLLGIGLHWDEDFEFAASSEEVEMEEKTFNK